A single genomic interval of Spinacia oleracea cultivar Varoflay chromosome 6, BTI_SOV_V1, whole genome shotgun sequence harbors:
- the LOC110777496 gene encoding uncharacterized protein isoform X2: MIQTQITSIWNIVHMDIKTQNLLVSRNGTVKIANFSVSQVFEMESCFLKLIECSELEDILYGQYCQSINLKITCKSSGKKWRILRPIFAGNW, encoded by the exons ATGATCCAGACACAGATCACTTCTATATGG AATATAGTGCATATGGACATAAAGACTCAAAATCTTTTGGTTTCGCGTAATGGCACTGTAAAGATTGCAAATTTCAGTGTCAGCCAAGTTTTTGAG ATGGAATCTTGCTTCTTGAAGCTAATAGAATGTTCAGAGCTGGAGGATATTTTGTATGGGCAGTATTGCCAGTCTATAAACTTGAAGATAACTTGCAAAAGCAGTGGAAAG AAATGGAGAATCTTACGTCCCATATTTGCTGGGAACTGGTAA
- the LOC110777496 gene encoding serine/threonine-protein kinase GRIK2-like isoform X1, whose product MEGKWDCEGVGPPGGLGEAIMRQYLRDIVSGLMYLHSHNIVHMDIKTQNLLVSRNGTVKIANFSVSQVFEMESCFLKLIECSELEDILYGQYCQSINLKITCKSSGKKWRILRPIFAGNW is encoded by the exons ATGGAGGGCAAATGGGATTGTGAGGGTGTTGGACCACCTGGTGGCTTAGGGGAAGCTATCATGAGACAATATTTACGAGATATTGTTTCTGGGTTAATGTATCTTCATTCACAT AATATAGTGCATATGGACATAAAGACTCAAAATCTTTTGGTTTCGCGTAATGGCACTGTAAAGATTGCAAATTTCAGTGTCAGCCAAGTTTTTGAG ATGGAATCTTGCTTCTTGAAGCTAATAGAATGTTCAGAGCTGGAGGATATTTTGTATGGGCAGTATTGCCAGTCTATAAACTTGAAGATAACTTGCAAAAGCAGTGGAAAG AAATGGAGAATCTTACGTCCCATATTTGCTGGGAACTGGTAA